In Bradyrhizobium guangxiense, the following are encoded in one genomic region:
- a CDS encoding DUF4260 domain-containing protein — translation MDERATETGAATGGVRTLLRLEGLTLFAGMVMLYWAWDGSWLVFALLFFVPDLSFLAYLADTRFGAMVYNAAHSYMAPVTLLTLGFGLASPLTLSIALIWLAHIGIDRALGYGLKYSAGFGFTHLGRIGRQKDA, via the coding sequence ATGGACGAGCGAGCGACCGAAACAGGAGCTGCGACAGGTGGCGTCAGGACCCTGCTGCGCCTGGAGGGCCTGACCCTGTTCGCAGGCATGGTGATGCTCTACTGGGCCTGGGACGGCTCCTGGCTGGTGTTTGCCCTGCTGTTCTTCGTCCCCGATCTGAGCTTCCTCGCATACCTCGCCGACACGCGCTTCGGCGCGATGGTCTACAACGCCGCCCACAGCTACATGGCGCCGGTGACGCTGCTGACACTGGGCTTTGGCCTCGCCTCGCCGCTCACCCTGTCCATCGCCTTGATTTGGCTCGCCCATATCGGCATCGACCGGGCGCTGGGCTACGGGCTGAAATATTCCGCCGGGTTCGGCTTCACCCATCTGGGACGAATCGGCCGGCAGAAGGACGCCTGA